The genomic interval ACCCATTGTGTTGGACCATTTTTTCCATTCATATCCATCTAGGTAGGAAGTTATAATAATTTCGGTAAAGCACTGATTTCTGATTAAACTGTGAATTTTAAAAGTAGTCAAATCCTGTTAATTTTCATTAAgacatagttttttttctttagatatcAAATTAAGCTCAATATCTGATTATCTTATACAAAGCTCTTGagccttttttccctcttgttgAAATTTTGACAGTACAGAAGAAAACTGACTGAGCTCTTCTCAATTTGGCTGATTCTACTGTGCATCTTTTGCTAGTAGGTGAAGTTACACCCCTTCAAATTGAGACTGCTTTGACAGAAGTTAGGGCATAATTTcaggtaggaaaaaaattctaaagcACAAGCAGTATTTCCAGCACACTCAAATCTTAACATTAAGATAAATGAATGTTTTTGCTAAATAACATATTTGACTGGTCTACTAGCAATCTTATCTATCTTATTCCTGAGAAAGCGCAGGCCAAGTTTACTACAAGTATTGTACTTGCTGTTCCAGAGGAGAAATTAAGTCAAATTAACTTCCTTTTCCATATAGTTTCTGATATTTGAAAGGAAGCATACCCAGACTCTCTAGTAGAGAATAGTCAACAAAAGGCATGTGACAGcagatacagttaaaaaaaatctggacgTACACTAGAGTATACAATAGAGAGTTCCATGCCATATCCATCCTGTATAACAAACACATAACTAAACAGCATAATCTGGGAAACGATCAGGCTTTTGAGACAGGATAGATACAGATTAAACACTTGAGACATAGAGCCACATAGCTGTGTCAAATTTAGAAGACCCGCCTGAACACTATAAAGAACTACTGGAAACAAATTATAAGAAGTATTCTATCTCATAtggctatcaaaaaaaaaaaaagctatctgtaATATTAAAATTGTAAAGTGCACAAATTGTAAAATCTCAAAAATTGTTTGGACTATATAATCTATGTTAGAAAACATCAAATATCTAGACAAACGTGTAATAGGTTAAAATTTCAATCATACTCCTAGTTTCAAGAATTTTAATGTCAAGATTTGTTAAAGCTAAGTTTTTgatcgtaattttttttttttttactatcactTCACTTAGAATCAAGATTTTATATGGCAGAATTTAATCTAAGCAGAACAACTTTTGTTTATCTCCAGTACACAGACTCAATTTCAGAAAAACAGGTAATAGTCTACAACTGTATATTTAATCATTTCCTTATGCCACCTATAATTACTGGCACAGTTAGGAAAATTGAACAATCATATACTTTATCAGTGAATTAACTAtagttcattttttcccctcccgcccttcccttttcctttctaaaactgGACAATCAACAAGCACATAAAGGAACTTATTTACATGGAACACCATTACATTTGTCTTTGTTGGGTTATCATTTCATGGAAAAACCCAGCATGTATGGCTGTTGAAGACTGGTGCATATTTTGGATTTAACAAATAACAGGTCTTATGCAGAAaacagtcacagaaaaaaaatagctaatcAAAACACATTACAACATtagattttcactttttataaatggagtaaagatgcttttaaatatatttacagttaGAAAAAGGACTTAATATTACTACAAATcaaaattatttagaaattaTGAAAGTGAAGTTGATTTAAACTATACTTGCAACATTATGAACAGAGTAAAATTGCCAAACTCCACTGATTTTGTCTACTCTGTTGTCAGTATTGTCACATCCCTTTAATCATAAATcggtaaaaataattttaagtttgtTTAATGCCGGAATAGGCATTGTTGCAAGGTAAACACTAGCTACGTAATATTTACTCTTTCAGTTAGGACCATCACAGCTCAATTTTTAGATCCTAGCTGATTGGTATTATATTTGccattaaaaattgcttttttaagtCTTATTCCATAAAGAACAGGGATTTCCATAAGACCTTTCTGTATTCTTTTCATTATAACCATACTTTTACCACGTATTTGAGATTATTCTCTAGCGACAGTTGAATCGCAGCAAAGCCACTcagttcttctttccttccaaacCAAATGGCTACTTATATCTACAAGTAAAGAGAGCTCTTGTTGGCGGTGCTGGGAGGTTTATTCACGTAAacttaaatgaaaataagattctCATTTAGTGAAACTACTGGTGATAGATTATTATTTACTTGCAAGGAATAATGAAATGTGTTAGCATTCATTACATTCTAAATTAGAAGCACATTTCATAAAACATCTTGCAATGAGATTTGCTATCATTAAACTGCTTACTTTAAACAGTTTCAGTTCTCTTCTAATCCATTACACCAGTATATTCTGCAAACAGTcccacctaaaaataaaatataaaaaaataaagttgagaAGTatgtacttttcttttaaaaactagtGTATGTTATTCTGACCTCCAGTCCAGCCCCAAAAACATTTAAGTACcttaaaatacattgttttaaagATACTAAGATTTGGCCAGGTAATATCAATGAACAAACATCCTGTTTGGTAAGATAAAGCAGAATACATAATAAACAGGTCAGTAGTTATTCATCTGAAATAGCCTATAATTAACATTTGATGTCTAAAAAGTTTAAACAGCAACACCAAGGAATGAGGTATGTATGTTCTCAGATATCACATCAGACTTTCATTTTATGCAACTATTTCACAATTAGCATCTTACAAAATAGACAGTACTATTATGCCTGTAGAAGTactgcattaaaaacagaaaaatacattactACAAGAAACCACCAAACATCACAATTGTCAGGGGCTACAAAAATCCATTGTTTTAGCTGTTACAAAGATGTACCATAGGTTGGTAATAATTTAGGGCTGGATTCACTACCAAAAGGTCCATCCAACTTTTATAAGGggatagaaatatatattttggatGAAAGAGAAGAATCACAGGGATGTGAGTGGACTTCCTCACTAAGAGGAGAATCAAATGGACTTTTGTACTGAATCTGAATCTCTAATTTTACATCTATAcatggattttgtgtgtgtgtgtgtgtgtgtgttcgtgtgtgtgCGTTCATGTGTGTGCACGTATGAATGCGTACGTGTGTGTGCATCAAAACACTTATTGGTtgtaaacaaaaatgcaaaatctgtattcacaaaaatattttattggtaATTTTACATAATACCAGATGGGACTGTAAATAGTTCTGCTCTGTATCAGTATATTGCTAAGTGCGTAAATGCTGACAAATTATGCCGTAGAGTGCAGAGTTTTTTTCATATGATTTATGACATAATCTTTTCTACAGGGCCAAATCAAATTGAAAGAAGTTGATTCAAGAATAAAAAAGTAATAGTATTGTTATTTCCTTATTCTTGTGCAACATCTAATATTTCTGTAATGAAATGGTAAGTGACTGTATGACACTACATAAACTTGGGGCAAGGAAACAGCactaaacagaaaagagaactgTACTTctggttatttttaaagctttttcaaaatttcataTTTCCAGATGTAAGTTTTGCCAAATGCTTAGTCATTTGAGGTTTAATACACTTGTTACAAAACATAGAATACCAGTGTATAGTGACAATGTAGTACTTCACCTGAATTATAAAGCTAACCAATCAATCCTTAGaatgttttctattttgcttGTAAACATTACAATAAGTGTTTTAAGTGTGAAAAAAAATTGGTAAAACCAGCAACATAATTCAGTAACAGTAATCTAGTAAAATGTGTCAAACATTGGCAAAAATtcatagaaatgttttatttaataacATTTTCCTATTTAACCACACCAAGTACCAGCAGGTGTTTTTAAGATAATTATTATGAAAATTCTGTTGCAGCAATAGTTGATTAAGTTGATCTTTGACTTGCATACATATAACTATGCTTCACAATTCTCAAATAATACATATTTAGGCAGCTTGAACTATGttataaaaatttaaattcaGTACATGCCAATAGTAGAGAATCCAAGAGTTGTGTTAGAATTCACTAAACTAAAAGTGAAAATGGACTTACCAATAACACTGCATAATGAACATTCAAACCACATTTTCATGGCACCTTTACACATGAAGATTAAAAAGTCGGTCTGAAAATGCTTTGTAAGCATTTGTAGATGGCATTTAAATTATCATTTCTACCACTGCACTTTTTAACTGCATAAACTATGTTCCAGTAAACATACCAATTGTGCACGGATAATCTGTCATGAAAATGTGGTAACAGGTGGCAGAAGTTATGTATTTGCATGTTTTGAAGAGAAGAGACTaaagaaactggaagaaataaACTTTAATGAGATTCTCCATTCAGCGATGAGGCTTCTCCTCTGGGTGAAGATGACCTGGACATTCCCCTCTCTGTGTTGTCAGAGCTAGAACCACTCTGACTGTGCTGATCCGCAGAAGCGGCACTGGAAGCAGGTGGTGACTTAGTTTTCTCCTTAAAGTCTGTAATTATGACTGTCAGATCTCCAACGGTAACTTCCAAATGCTGAGCACTACTTCGATCCACATTTTTCAATCTTGGCCTAAATAAAACAGATAATCATATTAAAAGCACCCATACCCTTGTATTATCTTGTCTTCCCCCTACTTTTTAAATGAGCTCCGGAGAAGATACATGTACCATCAGCTGCTGTGTGGAACAAGCAATACATAAAATAACAACATATCACAAGTTTACTATATAGCATTTCCAGTTAAGTTTTAAATCAGAATGGTTGTAATatagagaaagacaaaaataaaatgttgactTTTCCACCTTTTCCTAAGATTATGTAAAACTTGACTTTATGCATAATACAACCGTGCAGCAATACAGTTTTGTTACACATTTTaaggtttttggttttaaaaatttgTCTTTTATTATTGTAGCTATGAAGTTACGACCCAGAGAAACATCTCCTTCTGCAGCAGCAAGTCTAAGTAGAGAACAgcatttaataatgaaaaatctgATGTCTGACAAGCTCATCTGTGTTTTTCGAAATCAACAGCACCGACAGTTTTAACTACAAGTTCTTCTGCATTCTGCAAGTGTTAGCTTGCAGCGggttttttcatttcaaaacctcACTAAGATTAGTACACTGTTTGGACTGGACTTTGTATAATTCTGAGTATAATTCTGGTATCCCTAGCATACGCTGTGATTTAAGTTATGCACAGAGCTCTGTATTACACAGAGTGTTGTTGGGTAAGTCTCTTCATCTAATCTGTCTAGCATTTGATTTTCACAACATACAGAACCAGAGAAGAATGCTATGAATTATATTCTGCACAAGCTGTTGAGAACAGCATGGCTTTATGAATTTAACTGACTCCACAGCTGTCACCAGGTCAAGCTGCAATAAAACAAATTGGTATGACATCACTTGTTAGCAGGTGTTTTAACATCAAAGTCCTAACTTTCACTCTATCACGTGACTTTGCTTCAAGTAGAGTTCCAGTAGGTTCCCAGTCATTTCAGCTGAAACACCTCATGCCCTCCCATTACTAGACAGATATAGGGCTTGACATCTCGCTCCCCCAAGAAGGAAGACTCTAAGAGGAGGCTGAAAATCTGCTATTCTGTAACATTggaatggagagaagaaaaagaagaagaaaaaaaaaaaaatcagcattatcAGCCTGCATCACCGGCATGACTGTTTCCAGCAGAAATATGTAACTTTTAGAGCAAAGAGAAAAGGATATCCTTGTTTATTGATGAAATCTACTTAAACTAATCAATAATTCTTAACTTGCTATCCTATCTAGTAAAACaattctgaggaggaaaaaaaaaaaaaaggggaactGTTTGAAgagttaaaaagcaaaaccaaaaaaacccacagcctaGTTGTTTCCAATATTTATTCTTAGAGCAAATCTCTATACTGATATTTTAGTCCAAGATTTTTATTTAAGTGTTCTCCATTTTTCCTTATCtcacttttgcattttttaatgtaatgttGCAATTTAACCTATAATATTTACATTTGTAATACCTAATTagcttttttaaaacttattgTGTTAACTTCAGATACTTCATAACAGAAGCAGCTCAGCTGAGCGTGCAGTACAGCTAGAAATTTTGAGTACAAAACCCaagaaaaatagttaaataaaTGTATTCTCCTGCTGAAACAGCTCAGTCTCCTTAACTCTAACCAAGTCTATCTTAAAGACTGTTATGGAACTTCTCTCTAGTCTCACAATTTCTCCCTGGTTCTGATTCTGATATCCTATTTCAGGCATAAGAGAAACATCTGCTACTTCTCCACAGAACTGATTCCAAGACACCTTCCTTGGGTGGACTACTTTGGAAAGCTTCCCCACCCCTACCCcctactaaaataaataaatacgtaaataaataaataaataaataaataaaataaatcactagTTCCTCCCACCTTTGATTAAGCTACCGGTCTTGTATGCTTCTGAGCTTCCTGGTACCACATTCTTCCTATGATACCTTTATGCTTAAACTGCGATaaatttggagttaaatctgctGCTTTGGTTTTCTAGTTCACATCTTCCTTCCACCTGGTCTACAGCAAAATCCCAGCTTTTATGGCTGCTTGCCTGTATTGCCATATTTCATGTTCTCAGTTCTAAGAATCCAAAGTTTCCTGCAGTACCCTAGATGTAGCACAGGGATTTTTTATCACTAGGAAATTTGCCTTACCCTTTCACATATTAATTAAATACCTTAGTTTAGCCTCCAAAATTTATTCCAATTCTGCAAGAATACCAATGACTATGTTACTTTCCTACTCTTCTGGAGCCTGgtatttgctctttctctcctaTTGTTCTGCATAAAATTAGTCGCTCTCCTCATCATCCCTTTTGCCTATCTATGGTTTTATATGGTGAGAGAAAGACATCTGCTCCCCTTGACAAAAGTACCcaattctctttcattttcagctgatCTCCATCTTCTGGTCAAAGTTACGAACTGCAGGTTTTCTTCACATTTAATAGGCAGCCTAAAAAACAATGAAACTTCAACACAagtttttagctttatttttgaaagagtttACCACAGCACTTACAGAGCAGTAAAATGCAGagcattttcttacttttttatgatTATGTTTACCAATACTGCAAAAGTTTCTAAAAATTTTACCTGGTTTTCTTATGACTGTTCTTTTTGCTAGttgtttccttttcacttttttccttttctactttgtcttttttctctttctttgattGTGTAGGGGGCACAAACTGCTGGGGAACCTGCTGTGCAACCAGCTGAGAGACAGGTCGAGGTTTcctgtgtgcacatatatatatatatatacacataatgtTTAGACTTTACAACATTAGTCTCAAAACTCTCTACACTTTTGTTATTAACAGTAACATTCAgcacaaaatgaaattctgctAAAACTTATCTAGCTGCTAACATTTTATTACAATAGCATATCAAATTTAAACCACTAGAGCCTTTTGATTCACTTTCATTATGAACAACAGATCTTTTCTGAAGGATTTAAAGGAAGGACTTTTCAATATACCCTCTTCCCCCAGTTGTTATTTCCAGACAGAGACTTACAGTGGGTGAGCTCCACAAGATGAAGCTTTCTGagtaaatgcactttttttcccctctcaaatGAAGGAGGAGTCCATTCTGGATGTACTACAATTCCTATCAGCACACAATACTTATCAcaaagaagaaagagctgactTTTCCATTTACCAAAGTTACAGCCACTGCAAGCTTTACAGAGTAAAACTTAACTGTTTCAATTCGTATTCCCCAAAATCAATACAGAATGCTGGCTAAATGGTGTTTATCAGCTTCTTCACTGGAAAAAGTATAACTAATACAGCAGGATGTACCTATCAGGACATATATGCTCTAAAAGCTGGCCACAGAAACTTTCAAACACATTCCATCAGAATACataatgccttttttcccctcaagttttGATCCAAACTAAAAACAGTTTACTATTTTTATATTCTGatatatgaatattttttctttttgaaaatttttgaaatgaaggaattgcttcatttttattttattttgtattggaATACAATAATTCTAACGTTAGATTATATGTTTCACTCTTTctaattaaaaagtatttattttgagaTTTTGGATTTAAGAAATTTAAAATCATTATGTGTAAAAGGAAAGTTCTCTGATTCTATGAAGATTTTGAAAATAGGAAATTCTCGAGAAGAATGCTTGCCCTGCAAAGCTATGAGTTGTTTGTTAGTGccgggttttttttaatagaaaaagcaCAAATTATACGCGATACTCTGAAAATAGAAAGCAGTTATTTAAGCTACACAAGCTATCAGCTgttatgcatatttatttaccCCAGTCTACAAGATCACACTTCCAGCACTTCTCACTTAGGTGAAGCGATGAGTGAAATAGTAAAAGCAGAACATCAAAGCAGCTGCCATTAGTAAGTTGTAATATTTTCAGCACTGATTGCTATAGCTCAGGTTACGTATAAAGAGCCAAGTTACAAGAACCCACAAAGTGCAGAAAAGGCAGTTACCATAAGAGAGTTCAGATTTCATGAGCCTCCAACAAGTTCTTAACGAATTAAAGCAAAAATAGACTACTGAAAATGTCAAGAGAGTGTAACTTCAGGGTAAAATCTAGATTACCAAATACTCAGTCATGAATTAACCCCCTACTAACCCATGAAGATATAAGTCTCTGCAACAGATTACTTAATGGAAACTCCGCAACTTTTATCAACTGGCAAATATATGACTACATGCTTTTCAGCCAACCACTCCAGGTAGCTCCTCACAAAATAAACACAATATATTAAATCTGGAATCACTGAAATGACTCAACGGACTATAAGGATTGTTTGTATGAATAGAacatatacattttaaagaaacCCAGCCTCAAAACAGTCCCAACTTCTCATCACAGTAGTTCATAACAAAACAGGAAGAACCAAGGTGTAATGGATGCACAAatttattttatgtgaaaaatactTGTGATATAGAAACAAAACTGAACATCTGTCTTGAACTGGAGATGGCCCCAGGAGACAGGGATACAATGAGTTAATATTTCTAGTGACGGCCAAGTGACAACCCCATAATTACTGCATGGTAACCTGTGAGAATAATCTGACAGGTTACTTATCAGGTAAAACAGTAGAAAATTTCCTTGAGACAGGATTAATTATCGCCCAGGGCTGTGGACAACACCATGATCATGGAAACATcttaaaaaggcagag from Struthio camelus isolate bStrCam1 chromosome 1, bStrCam1.hap1, whole genome shotgun sequence carries:
- the YAF2 gene encoding YY1-associated factor 2 isoform X1; translated protein: MGDKKSPTRFLSPPPFPPPPPGPAVCVCLRRPKRQPKPSSDEGYWDCSVCTFRNSAEAFKCMMCDVRKGTSTRKPRPVSQLVAQQVPQQFVPPTQSKKEKKDKVEKEKSEKETTSKKNSHKKTRPRLKNVDRSSAQHLEVTVGDLTVIITDFKEKTKSPPASSAASADQHSQSGSSSDNTERGMSRSSSPRGEASSLNGESH
- the YAF2 gene encoding YY1-associated factor 2 isoform X2: MGDKKSPTRPKRQPKPSSDEGYWDCSVCTFRNSAEAFKCMMCDVRKGTSTRKPRPVSQLVAQQVPQQFVPPTQSKKEKKDKVEKEKSEKETTSKKNSHKKTRPRLKNVDRSSAQHLEVTVGDLTVIITDFKEKTKSPPASSAASADQHSQSGSSSDNTERGMSRSSSPRGEASSLNGESH